One window of the Nitrospiraceae bacterium genome contains the following:
- a CDS encoding VOC family protein — protein MSALFHLAFPVHDLAAAKQFYVDGLGCVLGRESPTAVTFGLAGHQLVAHLSQDKIQRQKGIYPSHFGLVLTTEDEWQTLADRAQANHLALYQQPRRRFPGTRIEHRTFFLEDPSGNLLEFKYYVHESAIFGERDFSTIGDSE, from the coding sequence TTTCCCGTCCACGACTTGGCGGCAGCCAAGCAATTCTATGTCGATGGACTCGGCTGTGTGCTAGGCCGGGAATCTCCCACGGCCGTCACATTCGGACTCGCCGGACATCAACTTGTCGCCCACCTCTCCCAGGATAAGATCCAGCGGCAGAAGGGTATTTATCCCAGCCATTTCGGCCTGGTGTTGACGACGGAGGACGAATGGCAGACGTTGGCCGATCGCGCGCAGGCAAACCATCTCGCGTTGTATCAGCAGCCCCGCCGACGGTTTCCCGGAACGCGCATTGAGCATCGCACGTTTTTCCTGGAAGACCCGTCAGGAAATCTGCTCGAATTTAAATATTACGTCCACGAGTCGGCGATTTTCGGAGAGCGGGATTTTTCGACGATAGGGGATTCGGAGTAA
- the mtgA gene encoding monofunctional biosynthetic peptidoglycan transglycosylase, with amino-acid sequence MSKSTGSRFGRILFWMTVLIGLPAAALALYWLATLPDVSRLAKHHPTETAVMEARRAQAKEQGHPLHIKFAWVPLSRIAPALQRAVVAAEDASFFAHEGFDWEGIKDAALYNLEVGEFKRGGSTITQQLAKNLYLSSERSLLRKAREALITRSLEHHLTKKQILELYLNVAEWGQGVFGAEAAARHHFGKSAEDLTIEEAALLAAILPSPRRYDPIRHTAYLTRRQRHIVRWLERGNGRKAPSINRSPSDLHEVMVTPED; translated from the coding sequence ATGAGCAAGTCAACAGGCAGTCGGTTCGGGCGCATATTGTTTTGGATGACCGTGCTCATTGGTTTGCCGGCTGCCGCCTTGGCCTTGTACTGGTTGGCCACGCTGCCCGACGTGTCGCGCCTTGCGAAACATCACCCCACGGAAACGGCGGTTATGGAAGCCCGGCGGGCTCAGGCCAAGGAACAAGGCCATCCGCTGCACATCAAATTCGCCTGGGTTCCCTTATCTCGAATCGCACCCGCCCTTCAGCGTGCCGTCGTCGCAGCCGAAGATGCCTCGTTCTTCGCGCATGAAGGATTCGATTGGGAAGGCATCAAAGATGCGGCCCTCTATAACCTGGAGGTCGGCGAATTCAAACGCGGGGGCAGCACCATCACGCAGCAGCTGGCGAAGAATCTTTATCTTTCTTCCGAGCGGTCCCTGTTGCGAAAAGCCCGGGAAGCCTTGATCACACGCTCCCTGGAGCACCATTTGACGAAGAAACAGATTCTGGAGCTGTATTTGAATGTCGCCGAATGGGGGCAAGGCGTGTTCGGAGCGGAAGCAGCCGCGCGGCACCATTTCGGAAAATCAGCGGAGGATCTCACAATTGAGGAGGCGGCCTTACTGGCGGCGATTCTGCCTTCTCCGCGGCGCTATGACCCGATCAGGCACACGGCCTATCTCACTCGACGGCAACGCCACATCGTTCGCTGGCTGGAGCGGGGAAACGGCCGGAAAGCGCCTTCGATTAATCGCAGCCCGTCAGACTTGCACGAGGTGATGGTGACGCCTGAAGATTGA